DNA from Mustela nigripes isolate SB6536 chromosome 14, MUSNIG.SB6536, whole genome shotgun sequence:
ATGCACACCGAAAGTAATTCAGTGTGTAGTGTGTCTGAATGAGggtgggattcttttttttttttttttttaattactattatttttttttaaagattttatttatttaacagagagaaaccacaagtagtcggagaggcaggcagagagagagagggaagcaggctccctgctgagcagagagcccgatgcgggactcgatcccaggaccctgagatcatgacccgagccgaaggcagcggcccaacccactgagccacccaggtgcccgagggTGGGATTCTGACTAGGCACTGTCTGGGAGAGAGCTGGAGTGATGGCAGAGCAAGCTGCCCCTGCAAGGGGCTTGGATTTCATCTTGTCTGTGATGGGGAGCCATGGAAGAGTATTGAAGTCAGAGGACTGAGTCCTTGGAGGTGCCACGCGGGTGGGCTGCCCTGAGCATAACTTTCCAGAGCAAAAACTTTCAGCACTGCTAATATCTATACAAACTACAAAACTAGAGAGGACTAATGAGATACCAGGTTATTTCTTACACAAGTGATTTCACTGAAAATCCTGAGGGGGGAGAAATCGCACCCTACAGGATGGGCTCTAATTTCCCATTTCATAGGTGAAGACACAGAAACACAGTGATGGTGTTAGgatccgtgatcaaaggaacgagactgatacaaagcgaaggtcaaacaaaactttattttgcgccaagcatcaagaatcaaactgaccggtcagggctatCTCTTACGAAAAGGCGATGATGATCCCGAgaaggtcactcccaagaaggccgctccGGACGAGGCTGCTCTAGATGAGGCTGCTCCGCAGATGAGGCCGCTCCATGATTggagccgctcccaagaagaggccactcccaAGATGAGGCCGCTGCTCCATGAGGTTGCTCCCCAGACagggccgctcccaagaagaggccattctggacaagaccgcTTCCCGGACGAGGCTGCTCCCGACGACAAAGAGGCAACGATGACAGCGacgatgacaaggaggacaacccggatgacacagactctgctccccacgaTGTCACTCTGACAAGGTtgccacccagaggaagccaccACTGCGGACAAGACCGCTCGTGGCTCGGGGTGGCGAGGCATTTTGCGGCGAGGTTGCTGGCGGCTAGGGGCCGTTGGCATCTCAGGGCCAATGGCGTCTTGGGACCGCTggcatccaggggctgcaggtGTCAGGACCGCTGACTGCTGGGCCGCTGGACTGCTGGACCGCTGGTGTCTCAGACACTGCTGATGTCTAGGGGCTGCAGGCGTGGGGACCGCTGACCACTGGACCGCTGGTGTCTCGGGACCGCTGACCACTAATCACGGACCCTAACAATGGTAGCTAGCTTTTCTAGGCCGCTCTGCTTGTAAGTAGCATGGTAGGctgacatattttatattattcgaGCTCAGTGagctctcctgctccccccaaAGTCCCCTCCATAGTGACCCAAACACGACCAGACTGAAATCCAGCCTCCATCCCTTGCACCACTTTAGGTTCAAAGCCAACTATTCACtccttttaaatcttttctttttttttttttttacaatttttttttaaagattttatttatttatttgacagacagagatcacaagtaggcagggagacaggcagagaaagaggaggaagcaggctccccgctgagcagagaaccggaggtggggctcgatccgagaaccctgggatcacaacctgagccgaaggcagaggctttaacccactgagccacccaggcgcccctccttttagATCTTTTTAGGCATTTtagtatttgggttttttaaaaaagattttatttatttgtttgtcagagagagagaaagagagagcatgggcaggcagagtggcaggctgaggcagagagagaagcaggctcttcgctgagcggggagcctgatgaggaactggatcctgggatcatgacctgagtggaaggccgCGGctcaatggactgaaccaccTGTGCTTCCTGCactttagtgttttttttaaaaccttttttaaaaaggttttatttgacacagagagagggagagcacacgcacaagcagggggagtggcagaagcatgctccccactgagcagggaggccgatgcaggaactagatcccaggactcaaggtctgtgacctgagctgaaggcagacgcttaacccactgagccacccaggcacccctgggcattTTAGTGTTGATTCAACTGCTGtaattttgtttatgcatttaactaattaattttgcATTTAGTTGGAATGTGATTTTCTGGCCtttagcctggtggtgggatATGAGAAGGCAGTGCTCTTAAGGTGGGGTTGTTCCTGGTGAGTGGTTGGCTGGAACCCAGGCTGGATCTTTTGTCTCTGGAGACTGAGTCCTGGAATAGTTGGGGAAGGGCCATAAAAGGCCTCCCCCATCTCCTAAGGTGAGGTCCTCGATTTTAGCCCTGTGGTGTGGCCAGAATCTTCTAGGCCTCTGTATGATGGGGCTATGTGACATCACAGCACCAACAGCTTAAATACAGCACTTCATCGGCGGATAGCAGAATCTGTTTCTGGACAGTTCTTCCACTCTGTCTCCTGGCTGTCTGGCCAGAGATGCCTCTGGGGCACCAGACTGCTGACTTGCAGAGGCCTCTTGCCTTAGGTTTAGGCATAAAACTCCTGAAACTTCTCCCGAGCCCCTGCTGTTCCACCTCTGCATCAGCCGACTCCTCTCCCTATCGGCTTCCTCTTCACCTTCCACCTCCGCCTGCGCCCCGCAGGCTGCTGAACCAGCCGGGTGGGCACTGCGCCGGAGAGGTGTGTGTGGGGCTGGACCCGCCTGGCCTGAAAGCCACACTGCGTAGAATTTGACATCAAAAACCTTTGTATCTTTTCGCACACTGAGCACTTGACTCAGGTCCTGTTGCCGACTATACGACCAGCATACGTTTGCTGATCATCATTACTTGCCAGGTGAATAAATGGACCCAAATTATGTTACAAAAATTTAGCACCTGCGGCCCTTCCCTCCCAGGATTAGAGTAGCCCCAGGAACTCAGACTATGACACCCCTATACTTGCAAACTCCCGTTTGTTCAAAAGAAAAGCGCCGAAGTCGTTTGAGAGGAGTTCATATAGAATATatttcactctttaaaaataaaactttcagcGTAGCTAACATCTATACaaactacaaaaataaacatcttcatataaataatttatgtggTAGGATGTGGGCAGCTGCCAAGCATGGGGGGCCCAGGCTTCGCAAAGGGTGCTAGAGGACCCCTCCGTCTTGGTCTGCTAGGGGCCAGTAGCacaggggtgtgggggtggggagagaagagggccTGGCGGCAGCCTCAATTGCTGGCCTCTCCCCCATCCGGACAGGCGCCCACACACACAGCCTGGTGTCAAGGCTGCTCTGAGCCCAGAGGCTGCTGGTTTCGTAGGACAGCAGGGAGATCCGTGACcactggggcaggggaggggatgaGAGAGACCGCAGCAGCGGGGTTCTCCAGGCAGCTGTCCTACATTTAGTAAccacccccgcaccccccgcATTGCTTCCCGGTGACCTCATGTGGCCAAAGCAGGGTCTCCTTGCTTCAGGCACTCTTTCATCCAGTGGCTGGACATGGTCCCCTAGAACTGAGGTTGCTGGAGCCGCTGGCAGCTGGTGTAGCAACAGGGGACCAAGTGGGCTCATCAGAAGCTGGATGGATGTAGGCaccaggcagtgggggtgggtggagggccACTGTCATGGAGGTAGTCACTCTGGCAAAGCTCTGGGGAAGGGTAGGGGACAACCCCCAGCTGAGCCCTCCTTCTCGTGGAGCTGGGGGGCTGAGGACCTCTGGGCTCTCCTTGTACATCTGTACCACCTGGAGGAGACAACGGTCCCAGTGAGCCCAAGGCTCCCAGGATGTCAGTCCCCTACAGCAGCTCCCTGGTGCATCACCAGGATTGTTGGGAAGCTGTGGCCCTTGTTGGCTTCTAGAAGGATAAAAGAGCCGACAAGGGACAGGATGTGAAGGTCTAGGACAAACCCTGCACCTTGCTCTGGACCCTAAACGCTAAGGTGGGTCCCATGAAGAAGCCAGGAAAGCTGAGGGGCAGGGACATGGTGtttgggcaaagggagaggctgCCAGCCTCAGCTGACCTCATGGGGAGGGTCCCTGGGAATTGAGTCCTGTCTTTGGGCAACTGAGATTTTCTTCCTGGCTCTGACTCTTCCCTTGCTTGTCCCACCCCAAGCCctgggctgggagcagggggagggtatGGTCACCTCTGGTGGGGGGCCCAGGATGGAGAGCAGCACGGGCAGCAGCACAAGCCCATGGAGGAGGCCCAGGAGTGTGAGCACTGTTAGCACCACGAAAAAGTACCTGCGTGGGGCAGGTGGTCAGCCTGGGTAGCCCCTGTGGCTAACGCAGGCAGGCTGCacctccccgccccagccctcccctACCTTATGATGAAGTCAAAGTTGGAACCAGCAAGCATGAGCAGACCCAGCAATGTGGAGACAGCCCCATCGGTCACTGGAGCCAAGGTGTGCTCCAGGGCACAGGCAGCCCGCAGGTTCCGGCTCCCCTGGGTGGTCAGGAAGCCCTGTGGGGACAGACAGGCCCTGTAGCTGCTCCTTGTCCAGCCATGCCCCCAACTTCTCATCTGTCCCCAGGGCTCGCAGGTCAGGTAAACTGAGCTTTGAACTGTCCAGGAAGTATGCCTGAGTCTATTTAGGGAACACTATACACGTCGACGGGGAGACACCGCAAGAAGTCTAGAAGAGTTGGCAAACAAAGCCTGTCACCTGTTTTTGTACATAAAGCTTAGCTGAAATGCAGCCACACCCATCCACGTACATATTATGGTCTGTGGCTGCTTCGGGGCTACAGTACAATGGTAGGATCCCAAGGGACACTCTGTGACAGTAAgatatttactgtctggctctTTACACAAAAAGTCTGCTGATGCAGGTCCAGAAGTCCAGCAGGATGGACATCAAAGTGCTCACAGTGACTTGTCGGGATGGGATTTCAGAGGATTTCTAATTCATCCTTTGTACTTCTCTGCACGCTGGCTTTCCCCACCTCCACGGAGTACCTATCGTTCTTGTAAGGAGAAGCACAGGGCTCTTGGAAAAGGAAGGGAGCTGTCTGCGGGGTCCAGCCAGGTCTGTGTCAGTGCTGCCTGTGGGTCTggggcccccgcccccctcccactcctcctgagCCAGAGAACACCAAGCTGTGGGAGGGGCCGAGCCTCTCCGTCTCAGCCTCTGTACCCGTGCTGCCATCCAGCTACCGTCCCATTTCTCTGATCCCTTCACAGTAAAACCATCCCAAAAATTACTGGTTCCCATTTTCTCAACTTCTATTCTGTCCCCATTTTGGTCAAGGCCttgtcccctcctctctgctgaaatggctgcttatttatttgttcacatGTTTATTGTTCATGTCTACACTAAAGGatataagctccttgaaggcaaacCCTGTCTGTGggcacccggtggctcagtctgctgggccactgccttcgcttgggtcacgatcccagggtcttgggatcaagccccatatggggctccctgctccgtgaggagcctgcttctccctctccctttgcctgccattccccctgcttatgcattctctgtcaaataaataaataaaatcgtaaaaaacaaaacaaaaaaactccccaGCCTGCCTGGATTGTTATTATATCCCCAattctttttgttaagtttttttatttgtgcaatatctatacccaatgtggggctcaaactcatgtccccgagatcaagagtcacatgctctaccaactgagccagccaggtgcccctatatcccCAATTCTTTTTTGAGGGGGGGTGCCCAAACAGGAACTTGAAACCAATTCTTAGGTAGTGACTAGCACATTGTGGgagcttgataaatatttgttgaccacTGAAGCAGCGggtccacccctcccccagtgccTGTGCTCACCAGAGCCACGTGGACCGTGAACTCAACACCAATGCCTACAGAGGCCACAAGGATCACCACGGGGATGGCACTCAGTTTGATGCCCAGGAAACCCATGATGCCAAAGAGCTCCACAGTCATCATCGCCAGGACCAGTACCTGGGGAAGGCAGGGCTCACCCAGGGCTCCGGGGTGAAGGGATGATgggcagggcggggcaggggtggggagccagGGGTGTCTGTGGCCTCAGCCCCACGAGGACTCACTATGAGGCCCGCCGTCCAGGGGTTGAGCAGCAGCAGGGTGCAGACGAGGAAGGTGCATACCAGCAGGATGCAGACAGCCAGCAGGAAGGAGCGCCGCAGGCCCAGATACTGctcccagaagaggaagggggagcCGCTGGGGTAGGCGCGCACCCCGGCCCGGCCTGCCTCGGCGCACGCTGCCCGGGCCCCCTCGATGGCCTCCACGAAGTCCGCGGTCTTCTGGAGGCCACGCAGTAGGAAGGGGAACTGGGCAAATTCCAGGGGCTGGGCTGCCGGGACTGCAGACGGTAGGgggtggcagggaaggggggtgctgtgagcagggggagcagtgggtaGGGCCTGTGTGGACCCAGGCTGAGGCTCCTGCTGGGCTCCCGACCTCCCCCCCCCATATCCCCCGGACTCACTGCGAAGGTTCTCCCCGGTGGTGTCATACTTGTCGTGCAGCCACTCGGGAGGTGGGGGGTAGAAGTTGGCCTGCGAGGCCGCCAGGCCCAGCGGGTCACTGCTTACCCACATGGTCAGCCCCACATAGAAGAGCTCGGGTGGAATCAGCCCGTCCTTATCCACTAGCTTCCTCGTGGTCAGCTGCAGAGGCGGAGAGGGCTGACAGTCTGGGCCCACGAGGCCTAGGGCCCCTCTTTGCGTCCCGACCCTTCCGGCCCCCCTTCCAACCTGGCTGAAATCCAGGGGCTCCCGGGCATCCCCCGTCTGGATGAGCAGCTTGTAGGCCAGCGCTCCATCCTCAGACCCGTTGCGGCACGAGTGGCGGCTAATGCGCCCGGAAGCCCAGTCCTGGTCAAAGGCAGCCTGGATTCCTGGGGGCGGACGAGGGAGGGGCATCAGACTGTGGCCGCAGGGGCTCCAGCCTGCAGCAGCCCTCCCGGCCAGCCGTCTTGCCTCTCACCCTGCAGCCAGTTCCGGTAATAGTGCAGCCAGGTGCGGGGCGCCCGGGCGGCTGGGGGGGGCAGCACAGCCTTGAGAGAGCTGAAGCGCTGGTGCAGATCAAAGAGGGCGCGTTGGGAGTGGGCGTAGTCAAAGCCACCCTGTGTCACGAGGGCCACCTCGTAGAGGGAGAAGTACCTGAGCTGGGCGCTCAGGAAGGCATGCTCCTTGGTGCCTCGAGGCACCACATCCGTCAGGGCCAGCCCGTCCTGCACCAGCGTGGCTCCGTAGAGGCTCAGGCCCAGGAGACCACCAAAGAGTGCCAGCACCATGGCCTGTGGGGAACGGCAGCTAAGCTGGAGGCCCACGGAGGCTCAGGCAGGGGCCTTGGCCCTTGGCCCTTCTTGGGGCTCAGACGCACTGAAGCCCCGGCCCTGGCTCACCCCGCCTTCTCCAGGCCTAGGGTCTCACCTTGCTGTGTGACTGGAGCAGCAAGGGTGCGAACCGATAGCGGGCGAAATGGGCAAGGTTCCAGCGGGCACAGGGCAGGGAGCTGCAGGCTGCCTTTTGCCTGGGCCCCTCCTCTTGGCCTAGGAGGTCCCGCGTGGACCCTCCCGGGCTGAAGAGCTCAGAGCCCAGCGGGTCAGAAGGTGGGGGCACCAAGTGGGCGCGGGGTGGCAGGATGGTGACCACATGCTGGCTGCTGGCTTCACAGTGGGTGAAGGCTTGAACTGTGGCCGTCAGGTGGGCAATGCCCACAGGGACCGTCCTGTCCCCGAGTTCCTGGGGCAGGATCTGGATCACCCGAGCTGAGCAGGGGCTGCAGGAGGCAGAGAATGGGGATGACAGGTCTGTGGGAATGCTGGCGAGACGGGACGGATGGGACCACAGAGGTGAGGGCTGATGGGGCGGGAGACGTGGGGACAGTACCTAGAGAAGCAGCAGAGCACATCAAGGCGCTGGCAGTGGCGCCGGTGCAGGTCCAGGCTGAGGACCGCCGGGAAAACAAGCATCACAGCTGCAAAGTTGCAGCCGACCACTATGGCCGCCTGGGGGACAGACAGGAGGGACACAAAGGCTGGATGAAGCAGGCCCCTGGATTCATGCTCACCTGGAACCTGGGCCCTTTCCTGAGGCCTCACCTGCAAGGAGAAGGCCCGCAGTGCAGGGATGGGAACGAGGGCCGCCATGAAGAAGGCAACCATGTGGCTGATGGATGTGAGCGCGACGCTGGTCCCGGTGCGCTGCAGACACTCGCCTGTGCGCTCCTGCCAGGACAGGGGAGGAGTCATGGGTCCTCCAGGCAGAGCGCAGGGGAGGCTTGGGAGCTTGGGATGGAGGAGGGGGGACCGTAACCACACGGAGCTCACACTTACAGAGCGCCACACACACGTCAAATACCCGCTCATACCACACACGCGTCACACACACTGTTCTAACAATTCAGCCAGAGTTCTCACCAGTCCTCACAACACCCTCACAGCACAAGCACTATTGTCACCCCtgtttacagatgtggaaactgaggcacagacaggttgATTACCAGCCTAAGTTTGCCTAAAccaagagcctttttttttttttttttttaagatttatttgaggggcacctgggtggatcagtgggttaagcctctgcctttgggtcaggtcatgatcccagggtcctgggatcgagccccacatcaggctctctgctcagtggggagcctgcctctccctctctctctgtgcctgcctctctgcctacttgtgatctctctgtctctgtcaaataaataaataaaatctttaaaaaaaaagattcacttgagagaatgagagtatgaacgaacatga
Protein-coding regions in this window:
- the PTCH2 gene encoding protein patched homolog 2 isoform X2; amino-acid sequence: MARPPPLQELPPGYTPPARAASPQILAGSLKSPLWLRAYFQGLLFSLGCGIQRHCGKVLFLGLLAFGALALGLRVAIIETDLEQLWVEVGSRVSQELHYTKEKLGEEAAYTSQMLIQTPRQEGENVLTPEALDLHLQAALTASKVQVSLYGKSWDLNKICYKSGIPLIENGMIERMIEKLFPCVILTPLDCFWEGAKLQGGSAYLPGRPDIQWTNLDPEQLLEELGPFASLEGFRELLDKAQVGQAYVGRPCLHPDDLHCPPSAPNHHSKQAPKVAQELSGGCHGFSHKFMHWQEELLLGGIARDPQGQLLRAEALQSTFLLMSPRQLYEHFRGDYQTHDIGWSEEQAGTVLQAWQRRFVQLAQEALPQNSSQQIHAFSTTTLDDILHAFSEVSAARVVGGYLLMLAYACVTMLRWDCAQSQGAVGLAGVLLVALAVASGLGLCALLGITFNAATTQVLPFLALGIGVDDIFLLAHAFTEAPPGTPLQERTGECLQRTGTSVALTSISHMVAFFMAALVPIPALRAFSLQAAIVVGCNFAAVMLVFPAVLSLDLHRRHCQRLDVLCCFSSPCSARVIQILPQELGDRTVPVGIAHLTATVQAFTHCEASSQHVVTILPPRAHLVPPPSDPLGSELFSPGGSTRDLLGQEEGPRQKAACSSLPCARWNLAHFARYRFAPLLLQSHSKAMVLALFGGLLGLSLYGATLVQDGLALTDVVPRGTKEHAFLSAQLRYFSLYEVALVTQGGFDYAHSQRALFDLHQRFSSLKAVLPPPAARAPRTWLHYYRNWLQGIQAAFDQDWASGRISRHSCRNGSEDGALAYKLLIQTGDAREPLDFSQLTTRKLVDKDGLIPPELFYVGLTMWVSSDPLGLAASQANFYPPPPEWLHDKYDTTGENLRIPAAQPLEFAQFPFLLRGLQKTADFVEAIEGARAACAEAGRAGVRAYPSGSPFLFWEQYLGLRRSFLLAVCILLVCTFLVCTLLLLNPWTAGLIGFLTTQGSRNLRAACALEHTLAPVTDGAVSTLLGLLMLAGSNFDFIIRYFFVVLTVLTLLGLLHGLVLLPVLLSILGPPPEVVQMYKESPEVLSPPAPREGGLSWGLSPTLPQSFARVTTSMTVALHPPPLPGAYIHPASDEPTWSPVATPAASGSSNLSSRGPCPATG
- the PTCH2 gene encoding protein patched homolog 2 isoform X1 is translated as MARPPPLQELPPGYTPPARAASPQILAGSLKSPLWLRAYFQGLLFSLGCGIQRHCGKVLFLGLLAFGALALGLRVAIIETDLEQLWVEVGSRVSQELHYTKEKLGEEAAYTSQMLIQTPRQEGENVLTPEALDLHLQAALTASKVQVSLYGKSWDLNKICYKSGIPLIENGMIERMIEKLFPCVILTPLDCFWEGAKLQGGSAYLPGRPDIQWTNLDPEQLLEELGPFASLEGFRELLDKAQVGQAYVGRPCLHPDDLHCPPSAPNHHSKQAPKVAQELSGGCHGFSHKFMHWQEELLLGGIARDPQGQLLRAEALQSTFLLMSPRQLYEHFRGDYQTHDIGWSEEQAGTVLQAWQRRFVQLAQEALPQNSSQQIHAFSTTTLDDILHAFSEVSAARVVGGYLLMLAYACVTMLRWDCAQSQGAVGLAGVLLVALAVASGLGLCALLGITFNAATTQVLPFLALGIGVDDIFLLAHAFTEAPPGTPLQERTGECLQRTGTSVALTSISHMVAFFMAALVPIPALRAFSLQAAIVVGCNFAAVMLVFPAVLSLDLHRRHCQRLDVLCCFSSPCSARVIQILPQELGDRTVPVGIAHLTATVQAFTHCEASSQHVVTILPPRAHLVPPPSDPLGSELFSPGGSTRDLLGQEEGPRQKAACSSLPCARWNLAHFARYRFAPLLLQSHSKAMVLALFGGLLGLSLYGATLVQDGLALTDVVPRGTKEHAFLSAQLRYFSLYEVALVTQGGFDYAHSQRALFDLHQRFSSLKAVLPPPAARAPRTWLHYYRNWLQGIQAAFDQDWASGRISRHSCRNGSEDGALAYKLLIQTGDAREPLDFSQLTTRKLVDKDGLIPPELFYVGLTMWVSSDPLGLAASQANFYPPPPEWLHDKYDTTGENLRIPAAQPLEFAQFPFLLRGLQKTADFVEAIEGARAACAEAGRAGVRAYPSGSPFLFWEQYLGLRRSFLLAVCILLVCTFLVCTLLLLNPWTAGLIVLVLAMMTVELFGIMGFLGIKLSAIPVVILVASVGIGVEFTVHVALGFLTTQGSRNLRAACALEHTLAPVTDGAVSTLLGLLMLAGSNFDFIIRYFFVVLTVLTLLGLLHGLVLLPVLLSILGPPPEVVQMYKESPEVLSPPAPREGGLSWGLSPTLPQSFARVTTSMTVALHPPPLPGAYIHPASDEPTWSPVATPAASGSSNLSSRGPCPATG
- the PTCH2 gene encoding protein patched homolog 2 isoform X3 translates to MARPPPLQELPPGYTPPARAASPQILAGSLKSPLWLRAYFQGLLFSLGCGIQRHCGKVLFLGLLAFGALALGLRVAIIETDLEQLWVEVGSRVSQELHYTKEKLGEEAAYTSQMLIQTPRQEGENVLTPEALDLHLQAALTASKVQVSLYGKSWDLNKICYKSGIPLIENGMIERMIEKLFPCVILTPLDCFWEGAKLQGGSAYLPGRPDIQWTNLDPEQLLEELGPFASLEGFRELLDKAQVGQAYVGRPCLHPDDLHCPPSAPNHHSKQAPKVAQELSGGCHGFSHKFMHWQEELLLGGIARDPQGQLLRAEALQSTFLLMSPRQLYEHFRGDYQTHDIGWSEEQAGTVLQAWQRRFVQLAQEALPQNSSQQIHAFSTTTLDDILHAFSEVSAARVVGGYLLMLAYACVTMLRWDCAQSQGAVGLAGVLLVALAVASGLGLCALLGITFNAATTQVLPFLALGIGVDDIFLLAHAFTEAPPGTPLQERTGECLQRTGTSVALTSISHMVAFFMAALVPIPALRAFSLQAAIVVGCNFAAVMLVFPAVLSLDLHRRHCQRLDVLCCFSSPCSARVIQILPQELGDRTVPVGIAHLTATVQAFTHCEASSQHVVTILPPRAHLVPPPSDPLGSELFSPGGSTRDLLGQEEGPRQKAACSSLPCARWNLAHFARYRFAPLLLQSHSKAMVLALFGGLLGLSLYGATLVQDGLALTDVVPRGTKEHAFLSAQLRYFSLYEVALVTQGGFDYAHSQRALFDLHQRFSSLKAVLPPPAARAPRTWLHYYRNWLQGIQAAFDQDWASGRISRHSCRNGSEDGALAYKLLIQTGDAREPLDFSQLTTRKLVDKDGLIPPELFYVGLTMWVSSDPLGLAASQANFYPPPPEWLHDKYDTTGENLRISGPAALLPAGCLHPAGMHLPRLHPAAAQPLDGGPHRLPDHPGEPEPAGCLCPGAHLGSSDRWGCLHIAGSAHACWFQL